The following are from one region of the Mustela lutreola isolate mMusLut2 chromosome 9, mMusLut2.pri, whole genome shotgun sequence genome:
- the DDX1 gene encoding ATP-dependent RNA helicase DDX1 has product MAAFSEMGVMPEIAQAVEEMDWLLPTDIQAESIPLILGGGDVLMAAETGSGKTGAFSIPVIQIVYETLKDQQEGKKGKTTIKTGASVLNKWQMNPYDRGSAFAIGSDGLCCQSREVKEWHGCRATKGLTKGKHYYEVSCHDQGLCRVGWSSMQASLDLGTDKFGFGFGGTGKKSHNKQFDNYGEEFTMHDTIGCYLDIDKGHVKFSKNGKDLGLAFEIPPHMKNQALFPACVLKNAELKFNFGEEEFKFPPKDGFVALSKAPDSCVVKSQHTGNAQVAQTKFLPNAPKALIVEPSRELAEQTLNNVKQFKKYIDNPKLRELLIIGGVAARDQLSVLDNGVDIVVGTPGRLDDLVSTGKLNLSQVRFLVLDEADGLLSQGYSDFINRIHNQIPQITSDGKRLQVIVCSATLHSFDVKKLSEKIMHFPTWVDLKGEDSVPDTVHHVVVPVNPKTDRLWERLGKNHIRTDDVHAKDNTRPGANSPEMWSEAIKILKGEYAVRAIKEHKMDQAIIFCRTKIDCDNLEQYFMQQGGGPDKKGHQFSCVCLHGDRKPHERKQNLERFKKGDVRFLICTDVAARGIDIHGVPYVINVTLPDEKQNYVHRIGRVGRAERMGLAISLVATEKEKVWYHVCSSRGKGCYNTRLKEDGGCTIWYNEMQLLSEIEEHLNCTISQVEPDIKVPVDEFDGKVTYGQKRAAGGGNYKGHVDILAPTVQELAALEKEAQTSFLHLGYLPNQLFRTF; this is encoded by the exons GCTTTCAGTATTCCAGTTATCCAGATAGTATATGAAACTCTGAAAGACCAACAGgaaggcaaaaaaggaaaaacaacaattaAAACTGGTGCTTCAG ttctcaACAAATGGCAAATGAACCCATATGACAGAGGATCTGCTTTTG CAATTGGGTCCGATGGTCTTTGTTGTCAGAGCAGAGAAGTGAAGGAGTGGCATGGCTGCAGAGCGACAAAGGGGTTAACGAAAG GGAAGCACTACTACGAAGTGTCCTGTCATGACCAAGGATTATGCAGAGTCGGGTGGTCTTCCATGCAGGCTTCCTTAGACCTAG gTACCGACAAATTCGGATTTGGCTTTGGTGGAACAGGAAAGAAATCCCATAATAAACAGTTTGATAATTACGGAGAG GAATTCACTATGCATGATACCATTGGATGTTACCTCGATATAGATAAGGGGCATGTCAAATTCTCCAAAAATG gaaaagacCTTGGTCTGGCCTTTGAAATACCACCACATATGAAGAACCAAGCCCTCTTTCCTGCTTGTGTTTTGAAG AATGCTGAACTAAAGTTTAACTTCGGTGAAGAAGAATTTAAGTTTCCACCAAAAGATGGTTTTGTTGCTCTTTCCAAGGCACCAGATAGTTGTGTTGTCAAATCACAGCACACAG gtAATGCGCAAGTGGCACAGACGAAGTTTCTCCCCAACGCTCCGAAAGCTCTCATCGTCGAACCCTCCCGAGAGTTAGCTGAGCAGACTTTGAACAACGTCAAGCAGTTTAAGAAATACATTGATAATCCTAAATTAAG ggagcttcTGATAATTGGAGGTGTTGCGGCACGGGATCAGCTCTCTGTTTTGGATAATGGG GTAGATATAGTTGTTGGCACTCCAGGAAGACTAGATGATTTGGTGTCAACTGGAAAGCTGAACTTATCCCAAGTTAGATTCCTGGTCCTGGATGAAGCT GATGGGCTTCTTTCTCAAGGTTACTCTGATTTTATAAATAGGATTCATAATCAGATTCCTCAGATTACCTCTGATGGGAAAAGACTTCAG gtGATTGTTTGCTCTGCTACTTTGCATTCTTTTGATGTGAAGAAGCTGTCTGAGAAGATAATGCATTTTCCCACCTGGGTTGATTTAAAAGGAGAAGACTCCGTTCCGGACACTGTACACCATGTGGTTGTCCCGGTGAATCCCAAAACTGACAGACTCTGGGAAAGGCTTGGGAAAAACCACATTAGA ACTGATGATGTACATGCAAAAGATAACACAAGGCCTGGTGCTAATAGTCCAG AGATGTGGTCTGAAGCTATTAAAATCCTGAAGGGGGAGTATGCTGTCCGGGCCATCAAGGAACACAAGATGGATCAAGCAATTATCTTCTGTAGAACCAAAATTGACTGTGATAACTTGGAGCAATATTTTATGCAACAAGGAGGAG GACCTGATAAAAAAGGACATCAGTTCTCATGTGTTTGTCTTCACGGGGACAGAAAGCCTCATGAAAGGAAGCAAAATTTGGAAAGATTTAAG AAAGGAGATGTAAGATTCTTGATTTGCACCGACGTAGCCGCCAGAGGAATTGATATTCACGGTGTTCCTTATG TTATAAATGTCACCTTGCCTgatgaaaagcaaaactatgtACATCGAATTGGCAGAGTAGGAAGAGCTGAAAG GATGGGTCTGGCCATTTCCTTGGTagcaacagagaaagaaaag GTTTGGTACCATGTATGTAGCAGCCGTGGAAAAGGGTGTTATAACACAAGACTCAAGGAAGACGGTGGCTGTACTATATGGTACAATGAGATGCAG TTGCTGTCTGAGATAGAAGAGCATCTGAATTGCACCATTTCTCAGGTTGAACCGGATATAAAGGTACCAGTGGATGAATTTGATGGGAAAGTCACCTACGGTCAGAAAAGGGCTGCTGGTG GTGGAAACTATAAAGGCCATGTGGATATTTTGGCACCTACGGTTCAAGAGTTGGCTGCCCTTGAAAAGGAGGCTCAGACATCTTTCCTGCATCTTGGCTACCTTCCTAACCAGCTGTTCCGAACCTTCTGA